One Sanguibacter sp. HDW7 DNA window includes the following coding sequences:
- a CDS encoding sugar O-acetyltransferase, which yields MDYFAGDDRSNYQRMVDGDFYVADDPRIGEAVARAADGIHRYTELSRTDPAAARDVLAGVLGSLGEESHIRPPFVVDLGFNIHLGARTFVNYNLVALDVAPIWLGDDVLVGPNVQLLTPVHPLQPTPRRDKLEGALPITIEDNVWLGGGVIVCPGVTIGRDTVVGAGSVVTRDLPAGVLAVGNPARVVRELTDDDFDARRPRKGADGARNTAGSEGVDLA from the coding sequence ATGGACTACTTCGCGGGCGACGACCGGAGCAACTACCAGCGTATGGTCGACGGCGACTTCTACGTCGCCGACGACCCGCGGATCGGTGAGGCGGTCGCGCGGGCCGCCGACGGGATCCACCGGTACACCGAGCTGAGCCGCACCGACCCGGCCGCGGCCCGCGACGTGCTGGCGGGCGTGCTCGGCTCGCTCGGCGAGGAGTCGCACATCAGGCCGCCCTTCGTCGTCGATCTCGGCTTCAACATCCATCTCGGTGCGAGGACGTTCGTCAACTACAACCTTGTCGCGCTCGATGTCGCGCCGATCTGGCTCGGTGACGACGTGCTCGTCGGGCCGAACGTCCAGCTGCTCACGCCGGTCCACCCGCTGCAGCCGACGCCGCGCCGGGACAAGCTCGAGGGTGCGCTGCCCATCACGATCGAGGACAACGTGTGGCTCGGCGGCGGGGTCATCGTGTGCCCGGGCGTGACGATCGGCCGCGATACGGTCGTCGGGGCGGGCTCGGTCGTCACGCGGGACTTGCCGGCCGGCGTCCTGGCGGTGGGCAACCCGGCGCGTGTCGTGCGGGAGCTCACGGACGACGACTTCGACGCGCGACGCCCGCGCAAGGGCGCGGACGGCGCGCGGAACACCGCGGGCAGCGAGGGTGTTGACCTCGCATGA
- a CDS encoding pyridoxamine 5'-phosphate oxidase family protein, protein MDQQRIDAEIDAARELLATVTSGHLSYVAADGTPRVVPVGVWWTGTEIVVATGEHAPKVAALRAAPAVALALEGVGADGVPAQARALSLRGLAEVTVVDGVEPEYLEAARRSMPPEAAAAFEAECRATYPRMARIAVRPTWARYFDFGTGRVPKFLGDLLARRAAAERS, encoded by the coding sequence ATGGACCAGCAACGGATCGACGCCGAGATCGACGCGGCACGCGAGCTGCTCGCCACAGTGACGTCCGGGCACCTCTCCTACGTCGCCGCTGACGGAACGCCGCGGGTCGTGCCCGTCGGCGTGTGGTGGACGGGCACGGAGATCGTCGTCGCGACGGGCGAGCACGCACCGAAGGTCGCGGCGCTGCGCGCCGCACCCGCCGTCGCGCTCGCGCTCGAAGGCGTCGGGGCCGACGGCGTGCCCGCGCAGGCGCGCGCGCTCAGCCTGCGCGGCCTCGCCGAGGTGACCGTCGTCGACGGCGTCGAGCCCGAGTACCTCGAGGCAGCGCGCCGGAGCATGCCGCCCGAGGCGGCCGCCGCGTTCGAGGCCGAGTGCCGCGCGACCTACCCGCGCATGGCCCGGATCGCCGTCAGGCCAACGTGGGCGCGCTACTTCGACTTCGGCACCGGACGGGTGCCGAAGTTCCTCGGCGATCTGCTCGCGCGTCGCGCTGCGGCTGAACGATCTTGA